In a genomic window of Rhinoderma darwinii isolate aRhiDar2 chromosome 10, aRhiDar2.hap1, whole genome shotgun sequence:
- the LOC142661531 gene encoding uncharacterized protein LOC142661531: MDVLLMELIRRAELEGGENWLRQCLAAAPSREVEGRSELTGLEDDIEEAVSPAGSSLEVPSSAAAKRRKSAAESSLRVERSSGRSLQVPELERRRPTVSSKKVAHSAGSAQQVPAQLANPLARSLVRERETTGWSGTPSCSKDGVEDTAKAPASLVLEAAQDFSSELQPRKRSRKTRVAYSPPPPVSRRRRGPRSQLSCQQVSPGSTGTQQEVAEVVHDPGQVEQSGKRLVVWILGHSFIFWAQKRASRRSYTENLSMDPLVFSVFWHGVRGLQWKNVFSLVKSLSSYWPDPNLIIIHAGGNDLGKEKTLDLLWEMRRDIALIKCLFPDATISFSEIIPRLLWSSGNYKFLNRIRKRINRAMSKYMSVLGGLSYRHSDLEDLTDGLFRNDCIHLSDVGIDIFNLGLQNLIEEWLRCFGGAMSW, translated from the exons atGGATGTCCTGCTGATGGAGCTGATCAGAAGAGCGGAGTTGGAAGGAGGAGAAAACTGGCTGAGGCAATGCCTAGCAGCAGCGCCGTCGAGGGAGGTCGAGGGAAGAAGCGAACTTACTGGGCTGGAAGATGACATAGAGGAAGCAGTGTCTCCTGCTGGGTCGTCGCTCGAGGTGCCGTCATCAGCTGCAGCCAAGAGGAGGAAGTCTGCAGCAGAGTCATCACTGAGGGTGGAGCGCAGTTCCGGACGttcgctccaggtgccggagcttGAGAGGAGGCGGCCGACCGTGTCATCAAAGAAGGTGGCGCACAGTGCCGGAAGTGCGCAGCAAGTGCCGGCGCAATTGGCTAACCCGCTGGCCAGAAGTTTAGTCAGAGAACGGGAGACAACAGGTTGGTCGGGTACCCCCTCCTGCTCCAAGGATGGTGTGGAGGACACAGCGAAAGCGCCGGCCTCACTGGTTTTAGAGGCGGCGCAGGACTTTTCTTCAGAGCTGCAACCGAGGAAGAGGAGCCGGAAGACTAGGGTGGCTTATTCCCCACCCCCGCCAGTATCAAGGAGAAGAAGAGGTCCCAGGAGTCAACTTTCCTGTCAGCAAGTTTCCCCAGGATCTACAGGCACGCAGCAGGAGGTAGCAGAAGTGGTGCACGACCCAGGACAGGTGGAACAGAGTG gtaagcgtttggttgtttggatccttggccactcttttatattttgggcacagaagagagcctcgagaaggtcctatacagaaaatttgtctatggatccgctagttttttcggttttttggcatggggtaaggggtttgcaatggaaaaacgtgttttctttagttaaatcactgagttcttattggccggatccgaatttaattatcatccatgctggaggcaatgacctaggtaaagaaaagactttggacttactttgggaaatgagaagggatatagccttgataaaatgtcttttccctgacgctactatttccttttcagagattattccaagactgctatggtcctctggaaattataagtttttgaatcgaatccgtaaaaggattaatagagccatgtctaaatacatgtcggtcctcggtggtctttcttatagacacagtgaccttgaagacctcacagacgggctgttcagaaatgattgtatacatctttctgatgtgggtatcgacattttcaatttgggcctgcagaatttaattgaagaatggctgcggtgttttgggggggccatgtcttggtaa